In a single window of the Delftia tsuruhatensis genome:
- a CDS encoding H-NS histone family protein translates to MTSEYKALLQQKAALEEKINALLKEAKGDAIAQAQTLIRHYGLTQSDVFPSIKGKHSVGEPRFRNPETGATWTGRGKPPKWIEGKDRAAFAL, encoded by the coding sequence ATGACTTCTGAATACAAAGCCCTTCTGCAGCAAAAAGCGGCACTCGAAGAGAAGATCAATGCACTGCTCAAGGAGGCAAAGGGCGATGCCATAGCCCAGGCGCAAACCCTGATCCGGCACTATGGGCTGACACAGAGCGACGTTTTCCCATCCATCAAGGGCAAGCACAGCGTGGGAGAGCCCCGATTCCGCAATCCGGAAACCGGCGCCACCTGGACCGGGCGCGGCAAACCGCCAAAGTGGATCGAAGGCAAGGATCGCGCGGCCTTTGCCCTCTGA
- a CDS encoding ExeM/NucH family extracellular endonuclease: MSIVANLFSFTFQSTNPPDPSVGRHRWKLHGAGLLLSACTGAWGQVSFTGNYAQDFDGLAATGTSAVWANNATLPGWFLYNASQAAITTYVVGSGASNTGSFYSLGLNADRALGGVASGGAYFGGPAQGAVAGWIALAVRNDTGGLVDGISLRFNGEQWRNGGNTSQQTMALEYGFGPTFAEVPEWIQPKGTFDWKSPVATAAAGSVDGNVAGRVSGVGGDLRGLAWAPEGILWLRWAEVNDVGNDHGLAIDDLSLALALPDTTDPVLLASAPAEAATGVPLNPDIQLSFDEPVRAGSGSFELRQGADVVATLLAANAGQVQFSGSRITLKAGVRLAADKAYSLVPVGVPVVDASGNPWAGAALNFTTGGEPVATRISAVQGSGARSPMEGAKVTVDAVVTAYMPGLSGFFLQEESADSDGDDATSEGLFVYYGNANPGVDDGTVGQRVQVSGTVSEFRDQTQLGYLTDFVLRGPSEMPVPVRISLPVGDMAQWERLEGMRVEVVSSTGGNLVVTDNRTLGRYGNVTLSADAPLAQYTEVNPPSRSGYAAYVQKLQRSQIILDDRSSAQNPATVPGRGGLALSAANTLRAGDGVDRIIGVLDQLYDAASDQPYLTNYRVQPTQAVRFTGPQRPTAAELHQAVGASTVKIASSNVLNFFNLTGATSGSSQVMFTTPLGNQQGIRGANSALELERQRAKVVSNLAGLGADVYGLMEVQNNGFGPGSAIQDLADALNASADKPAGAVYAVVKAPFSEASATVAGAGTDAITVAILYRSDRVAPVGTAAVPNVATYDAFNGSIGGARVPIAQTFAIAGRPEQFTLVVNHFKSKGSVLGGTGNADAADGQGANNAARVKTAQQLSAWLATRPTGTSSPHVVLVGDFNAYAKEDPITTLEGGGYVKVSQGHSYAFDGMWGSLDHVFVSRSLEPSAGPAVKWAINAQEPEVLDYNTEYKSPEQQAGFYAPTAYRSSDHNPILLGLNFGGQAPSLGGLPVSAQTVTVGQAADLADVLVADADSPVVTLSVAASGGRVLGLEDADASLPGIQLRGSPSQVSAQFRGALYLATEAGPVSLTLSVSDGVHAPVSASYPLTAVAAAAVDPANRFSVTGAGQAAVAGEIVGGGASCRLAQPPQVVAAPTAPRPGVAVPHGLLKLSTDGCDAGALVTVRLTYPVDLPGGAEYWKWGRTSDNVTPHWYRIPASLQGRVVSFVLRDGGLGDDDLTANGRVEDPSALVVPAAAVAATAAPIPSLGAWATALLSLLVAFCTACQRRRGY; encoded by the coding sequence ATGTCCATCGTTGCCAACCTGTTCTCTTTCACATTCCAATCCACCAATCCGCCGGACCCGTCCGTGGGTCGCCACCGCTGGAAGCTGCATGGTGCAGGCTTGTTGCTGTCTGCCTGCACCGGAGCCTGGGGGCAGGTTTCCTTCACGGGGAACTATGCGCAGGATTTCGATGGCCTGGCGGCCACCGGAACATCCGCAGTCTGGGCGAACAATGCGACATTGCCGGGTTGGTTTCTCTACAACGCAAGCCAGGCTGCCATCACAACCTATGTCGTGGGCAGTGGTGCATCCAATACGGGCAGCTTCTACAGCCTGGGCTTGAATGCCGATCGTGCTCTGGGTGGCGTGGCATCGGGTGGAGCCTATTTTGGAGGCCCGGCACAGGGGGCGGTCGCGGGCTGGATTGCACTGGCGGTGCGCAATGACACGGGCGGCCTGGTGGATGGCATCAGCTTGCGGTTCAATGGCGAGCAATGGCGCAATGGCGGCAACACCAGCCAGCAGACCATGGCGCTGGAGTACGGCTTCGGGCCCACGTTTGCCGAGGTGCCCGAGTGGATTCAACCGAAGGGGACTTTCGACTGGAAATCTCCCGTTGCCACGGCGGCGGCAGGCTCCGTGGATGGCAATGTGGCCGGGCGGGTGAGCGGCGTGGGTGGTGATCTGCGCGGCCTGGCCTGGGCGCCGGAAGGCATCCTGTGGCTGCGCTGGGCGGAGGTCAACGATGTGGGGAACGATCACGGCCTGGCCATTGACGATCTCTCGCTGGCCCTGGCATTGCCGGATACCACGGACCCGGTGCTGCTGGCTTCGGCGCCGGCCGAGGCGGCGACAGGCGTGCCGCTCAATCCGGACATCCAGTTGAGTTTCGACGAGCCGGTGAGGGCCGGCAGCGGCAGCTTCGAATTGCGCCAGGGGGCAGATGTGGTGGCGACCCTGCTGGCTGCCAATGCCGGGCAGGTTCAGTTCAGTGGATCGCGCATCACGCTCAAGGCGGGCGTGCGGCTGGCTGCCGATAAGGCCTATAGCCTGGTGCCTGTGGGTGTGCCTGTGGTTGATGCATCGGGCAACCCCTGGGCCGGGGCGGCGCTGAACTTCACCACGGGTGGAGAGCCTGTGGCCACAAGAATCTCGGCTGTCCAGGGCTCTGGCGCCAGATCGCCCATGGAGGGCGCAAAGGTGACGGTGGACGCCGTGGTGACGGCCTATATGCCCGGGCTGAGTGGTTTTTTTCTGCAGGAGGAGTCTGCCGACTCCGATGGCGACGATGCCACATCGGAAGGTCTCTTCGTCTACTATGGCAATGCCAACCCCGGGGTGGATGACGGTACCGTGGGGCAGCGGGTGCAGGTTTCCGGCACGGTGAGCGAGTTTCGCGACCAGACCCAGCTTGGCTATCTCACGGACTTCGTACTCCGTGGTCCATCCGAGATGCCGGTCCCTGTGCGTATCTCGTTGCCGGTTGGCGACATGGCGCAATGGGAGCGCCTGGAAGGCATGCGTGTGGAGGTGGTGTCCTCCACGGGCGGTAATCTGGTGGTGACCGATAACCGCACGCTGGGGCGCTACGGCAATGTCACCCTGTCCGCCGATGCGCCGCTGGCGCAGTACACCGAGGTGAATCCGCCCAGCCGCTCCGGATATGCGGCCTATGTGCAAAAGCTGCAACGCAGCCAGATCATCCTCGACGACCGCTCCAGTGCCCAGAATCCCGCCACGGTGCCGGGGAGGGGCGGGCTTGCGCTGTCGGCCGCCAATACGCTGCGTGCGGGTGATGGAGTGGACCGCATCATCGGTGTGCTCGACCAGCTCTACGACGCAGCCTCCGATCAGCCCTACCTGACCAATTACCGTGTCCAGCCCACGCAGGCCGTCCGTTTCACGGGGCCGCAGCGCCCTACGGCGGCCGAGCTGCATCAGGCCGTTGGCGCCTCCACGGTCAAGATCGCCTCGTCCAATGTCCTGAACTTTTTCAACCTGACGGGAGCCACCAGCGGCTCATCCCAGGTGATGTTCACCACACCGCTGGGCAATCAGCAAGGTATTCGCGGGGCCAACAGCGCGCTAGAGCTGGAGCGCCAGCGTGCCAAGGTTGTCTCGAATCTGGCCGGTCTGGGGGCAGACGTATATGGCCTGATGGAGGTGCAGAACAATGGCTTCGGTCCAGGCAGCGCCATCCAGGACCTGGCTGATGCATTGAATGCCAGTGCGGACAAGCCGGCAGGTGCCGTGTATGCGGTGGTCAAGGCGCCTTTCAGTGAAGCCTCCGCGACTGTGGCTGGCGCGGGCACCGATGCCATCACCGTCGCCATTCTCTATCGCAGCGACCGTGTCGCCCCGGTGGGAACTGCGGCTGTGCCCAATGTCGCCACCTATGACGCCTTCAATGGCAGCATCGGTGGAGCGCGCGTGCCGATCGCGCAGACCTTCGCGATCGCCGGCCGCCCCGAGCAGTTCACCCTGGTGGTGAACCATTTCAAGTCCAAGGGCAGTGTGCTGGGTGGCACGGGCAACGCCGATGCGGCCGATGGCCAGGGGGCCAACAACGCGGCGCGTGTGAAGACTGCTCAGCAACTGAGCGCGTGGCTGGCGACCCGGCCGACAGGGACGAGCAGCCCGCATGTGGTACTGGTGGGGGACTTCAACGCCTATGCCAAGGAAGATCCGATCACGACTCTGGAAGGCGGCGGTTACGTCAAGGTGTCCCAAGGCCATTCCTACGCCTTCGATGGCATGTGGGGTTCGCTGGACCATGTGTTCGTGAGCCGCAGCCTGGAGCCGAGCGCCGGCCCGGCGGTGAAGTGGGCGATCAATGCCCAGGAGCCGGAAGTTCTGGACTACAACACCGAGTACAAGTCTCCCGAGCAGCAGGCGGGCTTCTATGCGCCCACGGCCTACCGATCCAGTGATCACAATCCCATTTTGCTGGGATTGAACTTTGGCGGCCAGGCGCCGTCCCTGGGCGGGCTGCCTGTCAGCGCGCAGACCGTGACCGTCGGTCAGGCAGCCGATCTGGCTGATGTGCTGGTTGCCGACGCCGACAGCCCTGTGGTGACTCTGTCCGTTGCCGCCAGCGGCGGCCGGGTGCTTGGCCTGGAGGATGCCGATGCTTCCTTGCCCGGGATACAGCTGCGCGGCAGCCCTTCCCAGGTCTCGGCGCAGTTCCGTGGCGCCCTCTACCTGGCGACCGAGGCCGGTCCGGTCAGCCTGACACTGAGCGTCAGCGATGGCGTCCATGCACCTGTCTCCGCCAGTTATCCGTTGACCGCGGTCGCGGCGGCGGCCGTTGATCCTGCCAATCGTTTCAGCGTCACCGGGGCTGGCCAGGCAGCCGTGGCGGGTGAAATCGTGGGCGGTGGCGCCAGTTGCCGATTGGCCCAGCCTCCACAGGTTGTAGCGGCACCGACAGCCCCGCGCCCTGGAGTCGCGGTGCCGCACGGGCTGCTGAAGCTGAGCACCGATGGCTGTGATGCGGGAGCCCTCGTGACCGTCAGATTGACCTATCCCGTGGATCTGCCCGGCGGCGCGGAATACTGGAAATGGGGGCGCACCAGCGACAACGTCACGCCGCACTGGTATCGCATTCCTGCCAGCCTGCAAGGCCGCGTCGTCTCCTTCGTGCTGCGGGATGGAGGCCTGGGTGATGACGACCTGACGGCCAATGGCCGCGTGGAAGATCCCTCTGCCCTGGTCGTTCCTGCGGCTGCGGTCGCAGCGACGGCCGCGCCGATTCCTTCGCTCGGCGCATGGGCCACGGCGCTGCTGTCCCTGCTGGTGGCATTCTGTACTGCCTGCCAGCGCCGCCGCGGCTACTGA
- a CDS encoding tetratricopeptide repeat protein — MNEMTQRLEALLASGKDSAMLRCTLGKTYLEADSPEVARAHLAKATALDPGYSVAWKLLGKACLQMGDQAAAREAWTAGLDCAQGKGDAQVVKELGVFLRRLERSDG, encoded by the coding sequence ATGAATGAAATGACCCAAAGGCTGGAGGCCTTGCTGGCATCAGGCAAGGATTCGGCCATGCTGCGCTGTACGCTCGGCAAGACGTATCTGGAGGCGGATTCACCCGAAGTGGCGCGGGCTCATCTGGCGAAGGCCACTGCGCTGGATCCTGGTTATTCCGTGGCCTGGAAGCTGCTCGGCAAGGCCTGCCTGCAAATGGGTGACCAGGCGGCGGCGCGCGAGGCCTGGACGGCCGGACTGGATTGCGCCCAGGGCAAGGGCGATGCCCAGGTCGTCAAGGAGCTGGGTGTGTTCCTGCGGCGCCTGGAGCGCTCAGACGGCTGA
- a CDS encoding ribonuclease HI family protein, with the protein MPPVPNDTLPSFADTGLWTASIDGSSLPNPGAMAIGAVILAPDGSRHVLSQALHAQGCNNEAELRALIAVLRRLRGLHAARVSISTDSSILVEQLASVRRTPRPILRLAALFEEARTMLQGFEQVQLRWVPRHRNTEADLLARAAFGRAQDGSAV; encoded by the coding sequence ATGCCGCCAGTCCCGAACGACACACTGCCCTCCTTCGCCGATACCGGACTGTGGACGGCCTCCATCGACGGCAGCTCCCTGCCCAATCCCGGTGCCATGGCCATCGGCGCAGTCATCCTGGCACCCGACGGCAGTCGCCATGTGCTGTCGCAGGCCTTGCACGCCCAGGGATGCAACAACGAGGCCGAACTCAGGGCCCTGATCGCAGTGCTGCGCAGATTGCGCGGACTGCATGCGGCAAGGGTGTCGATCTCCACGGACAGCAGCATCCTGGTCGAACAACTGGCCTCCGTACGCCGCACGCCCCGCCCCATCCTCAGGCTGGCCGCACTGTTCGAAGAGGCCAGAACCATGCTGCAAGGGTTCGAGCAGGTCCAGTTGCGATGGGTGCCCAGGCACCGCAACACCGAAGCGGATCTGCTGGCCAGAGCCGCCTTCGGACGCGCGCAGGACGGCTCAGCCGTCTGA
- a CDS encoding glutathione S-transferase family protein: protein MITILGKSSSINVRKVLWLCAELDLAHAHEQWGSGHRSTQEAQFLALNPNAMVPVLLDDGFVLWESNSICRYLATRQRRVDLLPAEPRARALVEQWMDWQATELNNAWRYAFMGLVRNSAEHQDAVLLVRGIEGWNRHMAILERQLLATQAYAAGAQFTLADIVLGLSVQRWMAAPLERFGGRPELPAVRAYHARLCQRAGFLRHGANGMP from the coding sequence ATGATCACGATTCTGGGAAAGTCATCTTCCATCAATGTGCGCAAGGTCTTGTGGCTGTGCGCGGAGCTCGACCTTGCCCATGCGCATGAGCAATGGGGCTCAGGGCACCGAAGTACCCAGGAGGCGCAATTCCTGGCGCTCAATCCCAACGCGATGGTGCCCGTGTTGCTCGATGACGGCTTCGTCCTGTGGGAGTCCAACAGCATCTGCCGCTATCTCGCTACCCGGCAGCGGCGTGTGGACCTGTTGCCTGCCGAGCCCCGTGCCAGGGCGCTGGTGGAGCAGTGGATGGACTGGCAGGCGACCGAGCTCAACAACGCATGGCGCTATGCCTTCATGGGTCTGGTGCGCAACAGCGCGGAACACCAGGATGCGGTGCTGCTGGTTCGCGGTATCGAGGGCTGGAATCGCCACATGGCCATCCTGGAGCGGCAGTTGCTTGCAACGCAGGCCTACGCCGCAGGTGCGCAATTCACGCTGGCGGACATCGTGCTGGGGCTATCCGTGCAGCGATGGATGGCCGCGCCGCTGGAGCGCTTCGGTGGCCGGCCCGAATTGCCTGCCGTGCGGGCCTACCACGCACGGCTGTGCCAGCGCGCAGGTTTTCTGCGGCACGGGGCCAATGGCATGCCCTGA
- the catB gene encoding type B chloramphenicol O-acetyltransferase — MKNFFESPFKGKLLSEQITNPNIEVGRFSYYSGYYHGHSFDDCARYLLADRSDVDRLIIGSFCSIGSGASFIMAGNQGHRSDWVSSYPFFYMQQESAFAAASDAFMPAGNTVIGNDVWIGSEAMIMPGISVGDGAVIGSRAVITRDVEPYAIVGGNPAKVIRMRFPVEQVQMLLEMRWWDWPMPAIEAAMPLLCSGDIQKLYRYWTSLRE, encoded by the coding sequence ATGAAAAACTTCTTTGAAAGTCCATTTAAGGGAAAACTGTTGAGCGAGCAGATTACTAACCCCAACATCGAAGTCGGGAGATTCAGTTACTACTCAGGCTATTACCATGGACACAGCTTTGATGACTGTGCGCGCTATCTCCTGGCAGACCGTTCCGATGTTGACCGGCTAATCATTGGCAGCTTTTGTTCAATAGGGTCTGGCGCATCCTTCATCATGGCCGGAAATCAAGGGCACAGATCAGACTGGGTGTCTTCCTACCCGTTTTTCTACATGCAGCAAGAGTCAGCTTTTGCCGCTGCTAGCGATGCATTCATGCCGGCTGGAAATACGGTCATCGGAAATGATGTCTGGATTGGATCCGAAGCGATGATCATGCCCGGTATCTCAGTCGGGGATGGGGCTGTCATTGGCAGCAGAGCAGTGATCACCAGGGATGTCGAGCCCTATGCTATTGTTGGGGGAAACCCTGCAAAGGTAATTCGAATGCGATTTCCAGTGGAGCAAGTGCAGATGTTGCTCGAGATGCGCTGGTGGGACTGGCCTATGCCAGCGATTGAAGCTGCTATGCCCTTGCTGTGCTCAGGAGACATTCAAAAGCTTTATCGCTATTGGACTTCACTGCGTGAGTAA
- a CDS encoding PQQ-like beta-propeller repeat protein, translating into MQYGKPKIIGGKNIFIVDTAMSVADGRLYYEYCRKGESSMSFLRAVDLISGEVLWEHRMRDTEGWGWTVDGGHLMLCDQILNARTGECLFDFCTVPGMESKHWPVPVALDPHRWLIEANEGNGEGRYLLLDRRTWKGRTLTLGLGHAFVLEDAVYGWIEHPVPALKGERPAVRLELRRWYEEDGRTEHVLWVDSPRDLYSPSAADGWAVVGPGSRDSVSIDAPWLRIHPASGQVQVITPPVLPEDGRQQVLTQRVGLHDGTVYFCIPNHGMYGYDIRNNRFGPRLSPGYVRAPQHHDGALYGIQDRQEEGRERTYLAAVDPASGELRWEMACSSLNFKHLSVGEHGIFVGIAGGKIEHLAPAGPKRGTKQPVPTRSKVTTASTIAPDSPYAHLLDDLPALLDAAEKRLYQDHGNDRSVVAAAWCHPWGMVACLEYGEDPDFPTLRLLDLKADDWITLDCNDLTDAPMVHGIAFVDGQDGQLDLLLHDGSRHAVEIDLAARVVRWNAVPA; encoded by the coding sequence ATGCAGTACGGTAAGCCGAAGATCATCGGCGGCAAGAATATCTTCATCGTCGACACGGCAATGAGCGTCGCGGATGGTCGTCTCTACTACGAGTACTGTCGCAAGGGGGAGAGCAGCATGTCTTTCCTTCGCGCCGTCGACCTCATCTCCGGTGAAGTGCTCTGGGAGCATCGCATGCGCGATACCGAAGGATGGGGCTGGACCGTGGACGGCGGCCATCTGATGCTATGCGACCAGATTCTCAATGCCCGCACAGGGGAGTGCCTGTTCGATTTTTGCACCGTTCCGGGCATGGAATCCAAGCATTGGCCCGTTCCAGTGGCGCTGGACCCGCACCGCTGGCTCATTGAGGCGAATGAAGGCAATGGTGAAGGCCGCTACCTGCTGCTGGACCGACGCACTTGGAAGGGTCGCACGCTGACACTGGGCCTGGGGCACGCCTTTGTGCTGGAGGATGCTGTCTATGGCTGGATCGAACATCCAGTGCCTGCGTTGAAAGGAGAGCGCCCGGCCGTGCGCCTGGAACTGCGGCGTTGGTATGAGGAGGACGGCCGCACCGAACATGTGCTGTGGGTGGACAGCCCGCGCGATCTGTACTCGCCCAGCGCGGCGGACGGCTGGGCTGTGGTTGGCCCTGGCAGCCGCGACAGCGTCAGCATCGATGCGCCCTGGCTGCGTATCCACCCTGCCAGCGGGCAGGTGCAGGTGATCACGCCACCGGTTCTCCCTGAGGATGGCAGGCAGCAAGTTCTGACCCAGCGGGTGGGCCTTCACGACGGTACCGTCTATTTCTGTATTCCGAACCATGGCATGTACGGCTATGACATTCGCAACAACCGCTTCGGGCCACGCCTGTCGCCCGGGTATGTCCGCGCCCCTCAGCACCACGACGGAGCACTCTACGGAATCCAGGACCGCCAGGAAGAGGGGCGGGAACGCACATACCTTGCAGCCGTGGACCCCGCCAGCGGTGAACTGCGCTGGGAAATGGCGTGCAGCAGCCTCAATTTCAAACATCTGAGCGTGGGCGAGCACGGCATCTTCGTTGGCATTGCGGGCGGCAAGATTGAGCATCTGGCGCCGGCGGGGCCCAAGCGCGGAACCAAGCAGCCAGTGCCGACAAGGAGCAAGGTCACCACTGCCAGCACCATTGCCCCAGACTCACCTTATGCGCACCTGCTGGATGACCTGCCCGCGCTGCTCGATGCCGCAGAAAAGCGCCTGTATCAAGATCATGGCAACGACCGCTCGGTCGTAGCGGCGGCCTGGTGCCACCCCTGGGGCATGGTGGCCTGTCTCGAATATGGCGAAGACCCCGACTTCCCCACCCTGCGCCTGCTGGACCTGAAGGCCGACGACTGGATTACATTGGACTGCAACGACCTGACTGATGCTCCCATGGTCCACGGTATCGCCTTCGTGGACGGACAGGATGGACAGCTGGACCTGCTGCTGCACGATGGCAGCCGACATGCCGTAGAGATCGACTTGGCCGCTCGCGTCGTCCGCTGGAACGCTGTGCCGGCATAG
- a CDS encoding GNAT family N-acetyltransferase: protein MIDLRVEFPEFFLPRCTLRRIRLRDVDAIFAGLSHPRVVAHYGVRYDSIEATREQMCWYDALLENRQGIWWGIALPGRDELIGACGFNDWSHTDRRVDMGYWLMPEHWGKGLMQACLPVILRFALRVLGVHRIHADVEPENHASVRLLDRSGFVLEGTLRDVEYKDGRFLSLHQYSLLSTDPRALALLADDTPTLRPCRNADAVALSALARNSKAHWGYQEAWLVAWESALTITPTQLNGHYAVLVSPDGAPLGFYGLEHDESGWQIEHCWVDPLAMGRGHGRRLVEHALAVARGLGASTLLVESDPSARPFYERLGAKYVRAVSRPVCGEPRQLPILEWQFDD, encoded by the coding sequence ATGATTGACCTTCGTGTCGAGTTTCCAGAGTTCTTTCTGCCTCGCTGCACGCTGCGCCGGATCCGCCTTCGTGATGTTGATGCGATTTTCGCGGGGCTTTCCCACCCCCGGGTGGTAGCCCACTACGGCGTGCGTTACGACAGCATCGAGGCAACGCGCGAGCAGATGTGCTGGTACGACGCATTGCTGGAAAATCGCCAAGGCATATGGTGGGGCATCGCATTGCCAGGAAGGGATGAACTGATCGGGGCCTGTGGCTTCAATGACTGGTCCCACACTGATCGCCGGGTGGATATGGGCTACTGGCTGATGCCAGAACACTGGGGGAAGGGGCTGATGCAGGCCTGCCTTCCCGTCATCCTCCGATTCGCCCTGAGGGTCCTCGGCGTTCATCGGATCCATGCGGATGTTGAGCCCGAGAACCACGCCAGCGTTCGCTTGCTGGATCGGTCTGGTTTCGTGCTGGAGGGAACCCTGCGCGATGTGGAGTACAAGGATGGGCGCTTCCTTAGCCTGCACCAGTACAGCCTGCTTTCAACTGACCCGAGGGCTTTGGCACTGTTGGCGGATGACACTCCCACCCTGCGTCCTTGCCGTAATGCGGATGCCGTGGCGCTGAGTGCTTTGGCTAGGAATAGCAAAGCACACTGGGGTTACCAAGAGGCTTGGTTAGTGGCTTGGGAATCCGCACTTACGATCACCCCGACGCAACTGAACGGACATTACGCCGTGCTGGTCTCGCCAGATGGGGCACCACTGGGCTTCTATGGGCTGGAGCACGACGAGAGCGGCTGGCAAATTGAACATTGCTGGGTAGATCCCTTGGCCATGGGGCGCGGTCACGGACGGCGCCTTGTGGAGCATGCCCTGGCTGTAGCACGCGGGCTTGGAGCGAGCACTCTGCTGGTGGAATCGGATCCTTCAGCTCGCCCCTTCTATGAGCGACTAGGAGCAAAGTATGTGCGCGCTGTATCGCGCCCCGTATGTGGTGAGCCTCGGCAATTGCCGATACTAGAGTGGCAATTCGACGACTGA
- a CDS encoding thermonuclease family protein gives MLAATLLCLVVGVSDGDTITARCGQPGEYQQVKVRLGGIDAPESRQPFGARAKQALSDITFGKTAELRCNKIDRHKRHVCSVWVAPASTPDGPRTIDAGMAMLTQGMAWWYRAYAREQSPQERGQYEFAEQEAKAKRVGLWADAEAAPEMAMEQCPED, from the coding sequence ATGCTCGCAGCTACCCTCCTTTGCCTCGTTGTCGGCGTCTCCGATGGCGACACCATCACCGCCCGCTGCGGCCAGCCGGGCGAGTACCAGCAGGTCAAAGTCCGCCTGGGCGGTATCGACGCGCCGGAGAGCCGGCAGCCTTTCGGCGCTCGGGCAAAGCAGGCCCTGAGCGATATCACTTTCGGCAAGACCGCTGAGCTGCGCTGCAACAAGATCGACAGGCACAAGCGCCATGTGTGCTCGGTCTGGGTCGCGCCAGCTTCAACGCCAGACGGGCCGCGGACGATCGATGCCGGTATGGCGATGCTCACGCAGGGCATGGCCTGGTGGTACAGGGCATACGCCCGCGAGCAATCTCCCCAGGAGCGTGGGCAGTACGAATTCGCCGAGCAGGAAGCCAAGGCCAAGCGCGTGGGGTTGTGGGCAGACGCCGAGGCGGCGCCGGAAATGGCCATGGAGCAATGCCCCGAGGACTGA
- the infA gene encoding translation initiation factor IF-1: MAKEELIEMQGSVTEVLPDSRFRVTLDNGHQLIAYTGGKMRKHHIRILAGDKVSLEMSPYDLTKGRITFRHLANRGPAPGSR, from the coding sequence ATGGCCAAAGAAGAACTGATTGAAATGCAAGGCTCCGTCACGGAAGTCCTGCCTGACTCGCGCTTCCGTGTGACGCTGGACAACGGACACCAGCTGATCGCCTACACCGGCGGCAAGATGCGCAAGCACCACATCCGTATCCTGGCCGGCGACAAGGTGTCGCTGGAGATGTCGCCCTACGACCTGACCAAGGGCCGCATCACCTTCCGCCACTTGGCCAACCGCGGCCCGGCGCCCGGCTCGCGCTGA
- the asd gene encoding archaetidylserine decarboxylase (Phosphatidylserine decarboxylase is synthesized as a single chain precursor. Generation of the pyruvoyl active site from a Ser is coupled to cleavage of a Gly-Ser bond between the larger (beta) and smaller (alpha chains). It is an integral membrane protein.) → MSDRFAVLSQYLLPKQALTAVMGRLAQARAGGLTTAVIRRFIARYGVDMSEAAQPDPAAYASFNEFFTRALKPDARPLASAEWVCPVDGAISQIGAIQGEQIFQAKGHSYSATALVGGDAQLARQFDNGHFATIYLSPRDYHRIHMPCAGRLRRMIHVPGELFSVNPATARGVPGLFARNERVVCVFDTDHGPMVLVLVGATIVGSMGTVWHGIVNPPRPGRIQDWRYDDQSIVIGQGEEMGRFQLGSTVVMLFPASAGLRFNEQWAHAAPVRLGQMMARSGMA, encoded by the coding sequence GTGTCTGATCGATTTGCCGTTCTCTCCCAGTACCTCCTGCCCAAGCAGGCGCTGACTGCCGTCATGGGGCGCCTGGCCCAGGCGCGGGCGGGCGGCCTGACCACGGCGGTGATCCGGCGCTTCATCGCGCGCTATGGTGTGGACATGTCCGAGGCAGCGCAGCCCGATCCCGCCGCCTATGCCAGCTTCAACGAGTTCTTCACGCGGGCACTCAAGCCCGATGCGCGGCCGCTGGCCTCGGCCGAATGGGTCTGTCCCGTGGATGGGGCCATCAGCCAGATCGGTGCCATCCAGGGCGAGCAGATCTTCCAGGCCAAGGGGCACAGCTACAGCGCCACGGCACTGGTCGGAGGCGATGCGCAGTTGGCGCGGCAATTCGACAACGGGCATTTCGCCACCATCTATCTCAGCCCGCGCGACTACCACCGTATCCATATGCCGTGCGCGGGCCGGCTGCGGCGCATGATCCATGTGCCGGGTGAACTGTTCTCGGTCAATCCTGCGACCGCGCGTGGCGTTCCGGGCCTGTTTGCGCGCAACGAGCGCGTGGTCTGCGTCTTCGATACGGACCATGGGCCGATGGTGCTGGTGCTCGTCGGAGCGACGATTGTCGGCAGCATGGGGACCGTGTGGCACGGGATTGTCAATCCTCCCCGGCCCGGCCGCATCCAGGACTGGCGCTATGACGATCAATCCATCGTGATCGGGCAGGGCGAGGAAATGGGGCGCTTCCAGCTGGGCTCCACCGTCGTCATGCTGTTTCCCGCATCGGCCGGGCTGCGTTTCAACGAGCAATGGGCGCATGCGGCGCCCGTGCGCCTGGGCCAGATGATGGCCCGGAGCGGCATGGCCTGA